The Rhododendron vialii isolate Sample 1 chromosome 8a, ASM3025357v1 genome has a window encoding:
- the LOC131336683 gene encoding vicilin-like seed storage protein At2g18540, translated as MTMLIKKAFPFLMISLFFCLQILSSVVIVGGANYVTALNGYDNHDEGVSRTTVGSLVRKDERESLVSTEYGEISAVEISDIGSTTTRRRGRYQLQFITLEPNALFLPVLLHRDMVFYVHTGSGRLSWVDEDEMRRVNLQRGDVYRLPTGSVFFLQSNLEQERQKLRIYSLFTNSIQDLHEPSVGAAAYSSIPDLVLGFDEKTLQAAFNVTEEVIEEIRSGTTHQAIVHAPPKKGSKLWQFEAQFMNALLGSKGNSIFEIPNKKTKTFNILKAKPDFQNGNGKSLMVTKKKLPALRGSNIGLLMVNLTKGSMMGPHWNPMGSEISIVTQGRGIVRVVCSSSMSESECKNTRFRVEEGDVFVVPRFHPMAQMAFNDDSLVFVGFSTTTKKNHPQFLVGKASVLQTLDKDIVAASFNVTNTTISRLLAVQGESIILECTSCAEEEESKMEEEIEEEKEEARRREEEEAKKREEEERREEEEARKSEEEAKREEEEKRRKEEEEEARKREEEEARRSEEEQEEEERRREEEEQARRREEAAARKREEEEARREEEERRREEEEAKRKEEEERRQEEEEAKRREEEEEEEARRKEEEERRQEEEEAQSEEEERRREEEEAKRREEEEEEARRKEEEERRQEEEEAQREEEEEAKRREEEARRKEEERRQEEEAAKRREEEARRREEEESQEEEEEEEARKEQQKREQAEKRRRQEAAEREEEEARTWEQERKELERQEETARRERERQQEEEEARREEKEEQQQGEKEKGGGSESEPKRVLKKIWKV; from the exons atgaCAATGTTGATCAAGAAAGCATTTCCCTTTCTGATGATAAGTTTGTTCTTCTGCTTGCAAATTCTGAGTAGTGTGGTAATTGTGGGTGGTGCAAATTATGTAACAGCTTTGAATGGTTATGATAATCATGATGAGGGTGTTTCAAGGACTACTGTGGGGTCATTGGTGAGGAAAGACGAGAGGGAGTCACTTGTCTCGACAGAATATGGGGAGATCTCGGCCGTTGAAATCAGCGATATTggatcaacaacaacaagaagaagagggCGTTACCAACTTCAGTTCATCACCTTGGAGCCCAACGCACTATTTCTTCCTGTACTTCTTCACAGAGATATGGTGTTCTATGTCCATACAG GGAGTGGGAGATTGAGTTGGGTTGATGAAGATGAAATGAGACGTGTAAATCTACAACGAGGCGATGTCTACAGACTGCCTACAGGGAGTGTATTCTTCTTGCAGAGCAACTTAGAACAGGAACGACAGAAGCTTAGAATCTATTCTCTCTTCACCAACTCAATCCAAGATTTGCAC GAACCGTCTGTGGGGGCAGCAGCATATTCGAGCATTCCCGACTTGGTCCTTGGCTTTGATGAGAAAACCCTCCAAGCAGCTTTTAAC GTCACGGAGGAAGTAATAGAAGAAATAAGAAGTGGAACAACCCACCAAGCAATAGTGCATGCGCCTCCGAAAAAAGGAAGCAAATTGTGGCAGTTCGAAGCTCAATTCATGAATGCACTTTTGGGGAGCAAAGGTAATAGCATATTCGAGATCCCCAATAAAAAGACCAAGACGTTCAATATCCTGAAAGCAAAACCAGATTTCCAGAATGGTAATGGTAAGAGCCTAATGGTAACCAAGAAAAAATTGCCTGCACTAAGGGGCTCCAATATTGGTCTCCTCATGGTGAACTTGACCAAG GGGTCGATGATGGGGCCGCACTGGAATCCAATGGGAAGTGAGATATCTATAGTAACACAAGGCCGGGGGATAGTTCGGGTGGTTTGTTCTAGCTCAATGAGTGAATCAGAATGCAAAAACACGAGGTTCAGGGTTGAAGAAGGAGATGTTTTCGTTGTACCCAGGTTCCACCCGATGGCTCAAATGGCCTTCAACGATGACTCCCTCGTCTTCGTGGGATTCAGcacaacaacaaagaaaaatcaTCCGCAGTTTCTAGTGGGAAAAGCGTCTGTTCTTCAAACTTTGGACAAGGACATTGTGGCGGCATCCTTTAATGTCACCAACACAACGATTAGTCGGCTTTTGGCTGTACAGGGGGAATCAATCATATTGGAATGCACGTCTTGTGCTGAGGAAGAAGAAAGCAAAATGGAGGAAGAGATTGAGGAGGAAAAGGAGGAAGCtaggaggagagaagaagaggaggcgaagaagagggaggaagaggagagaagagaggaagaggaagccaGGAAGAGCGAGGAGGAAGCAAAGAGGGAGGAGGAAGAGAAGaggagaaaagaagaggaagaagaagctagaaaaagggaagaagagGAAGCGAGGAGGAGTgaggaggagcaggaggaggaggaaaggagaagagaagaggaggagcaAGCCAGAAGAAGGGAAGAAGCAGCAgctagaaagagagaggaagaggaagccagaagggaggaggaagagagaagacgagaggaagaggaagcaaagaggaaggaggaggaagagagaagacaagaggaagaggaagcaaagaggagggaggaggaagaagaagaggaagcgaggaggaaggaggaggaagagagaagacaagaggaagaggaagcgCAGAgtgaggaggaagagagaagacgagaggaagaggaagcaaagaggagggaggaggaagaagaggaagcgcggaggaaggaggaggaagagagaagacaagaggaagaggaagcgcagagggaggaggaagaggaagcaaAGAGAAGGGAGGAGGAAGCCaggaggaaggaggaggagagaagaCAAGAAGAGGAGGCAGCAAAGAGAAGGGAGGAAGAGGCTagaagaagagaggaagaggaatcccaagaggaggaggaagaggaagaggcaaGGAAAGAGCAACAAAAGAGAGAGCAAGCGGAAAAGAGGAGAAGACAAGAAGCAGCagagagggaggaagaagaGGCCAGAACATGGGAACAAGAAAGGAAAGAGCTGGAGAGGCAAGAAGAAACAGctagaagagagagggagagacaacaagaagaggaagaagccaggagagaggagaaagaggagCAGCAGCAAGGGGAAAAGGAGAAGGGCGGCGGTAGTGAGAGTGAGCCAAAAAGAGTTCTCAAGAAAATCTGGAAGGTTTAA